From the genome of Diabrotica virgifera virgifera chromosome 8, PGI_DIABVI_V3a:
TTTGcagtaaaatgtttatttttttacattgaaGTGACTGTTTGAAGTAAAATGTTTATAGTTGTTTTGTATTTTAGATTGTCCCCAGGTGGAGAATAAAGGAAAATGTACAGGTCAACATGCagaaggaaaaatattaaataaagttATGAAAACTGGAACTGGACAGAGACGTTAcaattgtgaaatttgttttaagccgtTTTCTCGAATGGGTCTTTTGAAAACCCATTTGAGAACACACACTGGAAGAAAACCTcttaagtgtgaaatttgttttaggcAATTTAACGAAGCAtctaatttgaaaaaacatttgagagtgcacactggagaaaacccgtacaagtgtgaaacatgttttaagcagtttactagaACAAGtgatttgaaagtacatttgagagtgcacactgggcaaaaaccatacaagtgtgaaatttgtttaaagcagttttcACAAATAAGTCatttgaaaattcatttgagagtgcacactggggacaaaccttacaagtgtgaaatttgttttaaacggtTTAGCCATGCAAGTTCTTTGAagaaacatttgagagtgcacactggagaaaaaccgtacaagtgtgaaatttgttgtaaGCAGTTTAACGATGTAAGTTCTTTGagaaaacatttgagagtgcacactggacaAAAACCATACatgtgcgaaatttgttttaaacggtTTAGCCATGCAAGTTCTTTGAagaaacatttgagagtgcacactggagaaaaaccctacaactgtgaaatttgttttaggcAATTTAACGAAGcatctaatttaaaaaaacatttgagagtgcacactggagaaaaaccgtacaagtgtgaaatttgttttaagcagtttaccgCAGCAAGTAGTTTAAAACAACATAAAAGcacacacactggagaaaaaccatacaagtgtgaaatttgttttaaacagttttctcAAAATAgtgatttgaaaacacatttgagagtgcacacttgtgaaaaaccatacaagtgtgaaatttgttttaaacaattttctcaAAATGGTCATTttaaaacacatttgagagtacacacagGAGAAAAATCGTAAAAGTGTGAAACTTGTTTGAAGCAGTTTTTTGCTGCAagtaatttgaaaagacatttacGAATGCAACGAGAAAAACTCTACATgtgtgaattttttttgaaccaGTTGAAAATACATTTAGGTGTAACCAGTGGAGAAAATCAAGTGTGATTATTGGTtttaagtacctagtttttttaagtatatcTAAAAGTATTTACTACTAAAAAAAAGTTTCAgcggaataaatatattttttctataaacgtgttaaaaatgcaatttttaacaCTATTTTAAGGcactatagttgatttttttaccaagaggagtaaactaaaaagacagattcacgcccaagaaagttactagaaacgtcaccaaattcatcttcttttttcgttgatcatatcacctttcgatgataatccatacatattatattatactaacacatcgctaaagaattctaaaaacaactgtttttatataaaagtagactaaaaatctaaaaattaaaggaataatgcagaaaacacaaaaaatcgccgatatacttaattaacctataaaatgacagaagtgccaaaatttcataaatgtgattagtgtcaaaatttaataacagtggagtaaacttggctgcggttggaccaattagaaacaagcattacggcgcggtaaatttgaatcactcctcttggttaaaaaacaaacaatagtgctttaacattaatattaatagtacaacttgcgcaatttgaaaaaggtggcttaaaaggttttttttaatttaatttaaattgcattattgcatttttaacacgttgagTTTGTAGaaaacaactattaaaattaaaactataaAGACTattagttgttatgatttacatATTGACAGTATAGTCAGTTTTGATGTAatttcaagaaaaatataaaaatggaatgtcaagtCAATTTCacgtaaaagtttttgtaggtattgtcctgtaattgagaatgaataaattataattgttgatatatcagacgtttgtagaaaaaatattgtatgatatacgtgttaaaaagtaaaattttaaggcactcatgtgaattgcagaattcgcttcactcattctgcaaactttcacatgcgtgccttaaaattgtacttttaacacttataaataactattaaatagtttatttgtaatttattcgaatattacactaattttaatacttacttactacttttcaaaacattttgttaaaacagtatcaaaaattaaaaaagtaggtAAGGCAAAACAACAACATGAATTATTGTACAAATAGATTGTACAAATATTCAGATTGCTTTTTAATcttcttttcatcatattttaataccTAGCGTCCTATTCCCGACGaaaacaaatccaaagacacaaaaattatactaaatatacagtgatgagcgcactaataaccggcaaaataaagcaaaagatggaaaacatattaagttgtgagataaaaagagatgaacctagtggaggtgttaaatttagcgatagtaacttatagattaacattatattgattgcttcccacctttagacgtattcgacgaatttgagaaatgccactgtcacagtgacagttttagttgacatactcctttGATAGGTCTAAAGGTGGGAGACAATCAATATAAtctcaatttatatgttactaacgctaaatttaacaactctactagttttatttctttttatctcacaatttaatatgttttccatcttttgcgctattttgccggttattagcacgctcatcactgtatttactaaaaacactaatatatttttttcacactGTATTTGCACTGATAATCCAATCGCTCCAAAGAAGTATAACATCAAAATTGTTCTTTTATGCCAAAGCTTGTACTAGAGTGAACAGTactagaccaatcaagttagtaaaaaataagccgtttttcgacataattgaaaagacgaggtttgatagttgaaatgtgtagtatgagatattacaaaaaggctaccatcttgggattcatcaattttttagtggaacattttttaaataaacaatcaaaacgtcaaacttagttttttgctcataacttaaaaacttgtttatttagaaatttgacgtccacaggtaactttttcaaaaaaaaagatacatcgaatgagatacaccaaattaaaatcggttaataaacaaaaaagttattgcaaaacggacgacaaaatcactgtttttgaatattgttaataacaattttattgtttattaaaatatgtttaaatatacctaaacttgagggcattatggtgtttgaatggtgtgcaaaaaatggtccagatctgttaaataggttttgcaaaatttaatttggttataaaattttttgaaaaacgagctaagttctgaggctggtccagttaatatggctgaatgtatctcaataatcagggactcatttccttcgttaagatgtatactaataccctatgaaaaaaaaagtaaaaaaaaatacatgtacgtacacaaagttatttgttaataaatagcagtttttaagcttataaacaattacaataatttcgtagaaattagatcaaattaaatggcaataaaaaatactgaaagttggttaaaatacacaacttctaaaaaaaatttttaggtcctacgacccttggggtctgagatagcctctttttttgaaaaaatcactgttacgttaattaacaacactaagatctgaaattaaccaatattttataagaaaagtcaaagtttttaacaaagttttttgcaagaaaaaatgttaaaaattgttttaaacagtattgttataaagaaagagtattttgcgttccgactaaagtaaaaaaaatgatgggcgcagccgaatgagaataaattcgcggactagcattcgctagtgctagaccgttgcagcccatttttaacattgacagtataccggatttgaagcttaatattatatttatatattttggtagaaacttgaattttatgaatattattatgttgcacatttatttagtaaaattatattttaaataaataaatttaaaaaataacaataaaaaggccacaaagtcaaaatatgcaacagaaaaaaagttacgcgagcttatagacgagtggtacgtggtactccccccaaaaaaacgctcatttctcgagatatcaaccacggtgtggtgaatggctaattttggtcttactttatactttttatggtgctgaaaacgaaaatgagttttattttgaattttagatggggaaacattgtcaaaatcgcaattttaccctaaaaataaaaaaaagatgaaatcacgtttttcttaaaattaaaagttacaccactgtttttctataaaacattttgttctctgtactctagattttaacttaaaattaattaaacagctaaatttcaaattttgttactcaacttttgcgatacAACTTTGCAATTCatgaatctgcaccttttacttcaaacaatttataactttctttatggcaagacagaaatattgaagcaggtcccattgtcttcagaaaggtgagaaatatatactataaaaatatcagaaaaaaatattacaatggaacagagttgtagcaaattaaactcaaaaaaacgtgattttttttatttttaaggtaaagttgcgatttttataatgttcccccacgtaaaattcaaaacaaccctaattttagttttgagcaccatcaaaaatataaagtatgaccaaaattagtatcagtatctcgagaaataagctttttttggggtgtgccgctcgtctataaagtcacataacatttttcgtattgcatattttaaattaaatttttttggaaaacttcataaattatattttatttctgtgttaattaaaattataaactaaaatgtttgtcactcaacttttttaagtaaacatgaaactaacgaaatctgacgacaaaatgttaaaaaattaacaacttctcttttaacgtgttgagtcattttggacaaatctcattgttatctaaatgcttcaaagataacacagtaaaattttcaaaaggaaatatttacagcgaccaaaaatacagtgagttaaaattgaaaaatcatcaaaatttatttttcgcatttttgcataacatttgatttttgaacatgttccactaattctagaaaaaaattaactccatattcggattcagagacctcgaaaacataaggaatgacgaaaatttgtcattcaccttaaagtggatttttgtggtcgggataacgtaattttaatagttgctgccgcaagccggtcgccaaccgcgcccactattcagtcagtcgactacgcccgctattttttactttagtcggaacgcaaaatactctgtgtttataacactcctatttaaacaatttttaacattttttcttactaaaaactttgacttttcttagaAATGactggttaatttcagctcttagtgttgttaattaacgtaacagtgattttttcaaaaaaaaaggggctatctcagaccctaagggtcgtaggacctaaaattttttttttaaagttgtgtattttaaccagctttccgtataggtctggatcccgcgtatgaaaaaaaagttgattaatagcaagctgaaaatttgttaatagtttaagggtgtctagtcggacaaactttgatatatgggaacactggaacaggggaagttttaattgtggaacaggttaaaaatttggaacggtcagaccacgaaaacggcacatgtattttgtccgacagaacagacttaaactctccgaacagagattaaactctcatgcaaaaatcagactgctatttatcaccaaatgggcgttttaatgagtggaacatgtagaatatgtcaaatgagaggaactatgacaggtgataaatagcagtctgatttttgcatgagattttaatctctgttcggagcgtttaagtctgttctgtcggacaaaataaatgtgccgttttcgtggtctgaccgttccaaatttttaacctgttccacaattaaaactgcccctgttacagtgttctcatatatcaaagtttatccgactagacacccttaagctattaacaaattttcagcttgctattaatcaacttttttttcatacgcgggatccagacctagtattttttattgccatttaatttgatctaatttctacgaaattattgtaattgtttataagctgaaaaactgctatttattaacaaataattttgtgtacgtatatgtaatttttttttcataagctgttagtatacatcttaacgaaggaaatgagtaccggattattgagatacattcagccatattatctggaccagcctcagaaattagctcgtttttcaacaaattttataaaattcaattttacgaaaactatttaacagatctggacaattttttgcacaccattcaaacaccatagtgccttcaattttgggtatattaaaacgtattttaacaaacaataaaattgttattaactatattcaaaaacagtgattttgtcatccgttttgcaataacttttttgtttattaaccgatttttatttaacgtatctcattcgatgtatcttttttttttctgagaaagttacctgtggacgtcaaatttctaaataaaagtttttaagttatgagtaaaaaactaagtttgacgttttgattgtttatttaaaaaatgttccactaaaaaattgatgaatccaaagatggtagtctttttgtaatatctcatactacacatttcaactgtcaaacctcgtcttttccgttatgtctagtaaaaacctaacttgattggcctatacGTTAACTAGGCGAGAGCACGCCCAGTACAAATTTGAAGTAGATCAAGTATGGACGAGATAagaggtcaaggaaagtcttggaatgaggtgatgGCTTTAGCCCAAAATAGGACTCGCTTTCGAGTTTTAACCGACTCTCTATGCTCCACTTAAAGAGTTCAAGtgtgaaataatttcttgtaAACCTCAAGAGAAATCTAAAACAAGATATATACGTGTCCATACCTTCCAAAAAGCCACCTGTTAGagacgaataaattcatacgtattaaaacctaccaaagagccacgtttcagaaacgaataaatttatacgtataatatacgtattaaaatttcgtatcggtaacgtcattttttgatagctaGATAGATagaattttattgtttataaaaacttTACAGTTTCATAACAAGAAATTTAGTTCGCTACATGTACATAAATAACTTAGATATAAATAGcattaaaaaagtataaaaatgcaAGTAAGTTCTAGAATACAAACTTATACATATATAGACATAcctatattacatattatataaacaTACACACCTATACCCACCTACCCGCACACACATACATATACTTAATTACATATCTAGGAAGAACAAGATAAATATATAATGAGATTAAGGGAAGACGTAACTGCAATATTActtacattataaattttaaaataaataagtaaataaaaaagaaacagaAACAAACTTGTGAGTTATTCGGATACTTTTTTTGTAAGTGCTACTAATAATCTTTAAGGTACGCTAATAATACATTGAGAAATTAGAGCttgcattattaatttttttttattcgttaATTACGAAAGCTCGTAGCTTCAGAATATTCCATATATGATTTGAAATTGTTTTCGCGGTAGAGGGTGTAATATTATTCAGGGTGTTTGCTAAATGGTCTAGATTTAACAGATATTCTGTGGTCTCATTGCTGTGTAAATGGAACATTCGAACAGAAGGTGACGCAGAGTTTCCAGCTCACGTTTGTTGCATATTGTACATAACTGCTTTGGATCAATCTTATATGTTAGTCCTTGAAAAGTGAACCGAATACAAAACTCATTCGACAGTCTAAGTTGTGCTATTGTTCTGGCGAATTGTAGAAGCATTCGAATATGAAGATACTGTTGTGGTTGATCGCTCAGGTCTAAAGCTCTATAAAAAGTGAGAAATGATGAGTCATTCAGTTGTCGCAAATCATTTTGGTTTACCTTTTGTTTAAATGTGTCTATTAAGTCATTTTTGTTTGCTTTTAGGAACGCTATATTGATATCTCTCCATGATCTTTGACAGTTTGCAAATTCTAACAGATTTTTAACTTGCGATGCCCAATTATATTTATTCTCTATCCTTGTGATTTCCAGTTGACGTAGAAAGCACATTTTAGGTAATCGATTTTCTTCCATCTCATAAAGTTTAATGAGCCAGTTTAGCATGTGTTTAAATATCACAGATGAATATTTAGCTGTACTTGTTTCAAGTCGAACAGCAAAATCTGGCGTATTGATAGGAACCAAAAGGATacgttttaaaaatgttaattgcACCCGTTCTAGTATGTCGGCGTATCGTAACCCCCAAATGGCAATGCAGTTAGTTACTATGCTAAGAATTAAGGAATTTAGCAGATGTATTCGGGATGTCCAACTATCCATCTTGGATTTTGTCATGAGCGGTATTGTTGCTCCGATGGCATGTTTGGCCTTTTGAACGGTATCATATGCTATTTCTCTAAAAAGCGAAGAAGACGAAAAAGTAATGCCCAAATATGTAAATTTAGAGACAATATCGATAGGTTTGTTCTTATAACTGAAAGTACAGGCTTTTGGGATACCGCCTCCTCTAGAAAAAACAACTATTTTGGTTTGCTAGTGTTAACTTCAAGATAATTTTGGTCACTATATCTTTCCAATGCTCTTAGACTCTTACCTAATTCCACTTCAGACTCTGCTACGATGACTAAATCGTCAGCATAAAGTAATAATACGATGTCTCGTTTATTTCCGATGTTTATGCCAGTAACCCCGCTATCGAGAAAAAATGTTTCTATGTCTGCGAGAAATAATGAGAATAGAATCGGGCTTAATGATTCACCCTGTAGAACTCCGGCACTTATATCAAGTTGGGAGGTGAATCCATTTGAGGCAGCTACTTGCATTGATGCTTCATTGTATATATTTCTTAAAAGTAAAATTATGCGACCACTAACCCCTATATTGTACAGTTTTTGCCATAACAAGTTGTGGCTAACAGAATCGAAAGCCCTCTTGTAGTCCACAAATGCAACGAATACTTTGCGTTTTTTAACCTTAATCGTGACTGTATGATCGAGTTAAGAACAAATACATTGTCAATGCAGCTTCGATGTTTTCGAAATCCAGATTGAATTTCAGGAATAATGTTGTTATTATCTGTCCACTCATTAAGTCTGTTGAGTAATACTTGtgtgaatattttttctaagcaAGACATTAGAGCAATTCCTCTGTAGTTAGAAGAATTGTCGATAGGCCCCTTTTTGTGTATCATTTTTAATATTACTTCAGTCCAAGTTCTAGGTAATGTAGCTGtattaaatatgttattgaacAAACAAGTCATGTACAAGATCCAATTATTtggtaaatatttataaaactcatAGGATATTTTATCATTTCCTGGACTTTTGTTgtttttgcaattgtttaaaactAAATAAATCTCATCAGGTGTTATGGATTTGTCCAGAAATTGATGTCTAACATCGTAATAtgtaataaacgaaattattttAGGAGGGTATATATCTCTGTAAAAGGTTTGCCATACATTCATGGGTAAATTTGATGAAGGCGAataactacgaaatttttttaaggtTGACCAAAAAGTTTTAGGGTTTCGGCTGTTACTTAAATCAGTTATTATGTTATTAAAATAgatttgttttttgaattttagTGTTGTCTTGTATTCTTTTTTTATCTGTACATATTTTAGTTTGGTGCTTTCTGAGAAATTATTTACTTTGCAtatttttaattcatgtttaACCTGCTTTCTTAAACAAAGACATTCATAATCGAACCAAGGGGATGAGAATATTTTGGTATGAAATGATCCTGTTTTTTTGATCATATTTAACTTTGTGGCTGTTTCTGTTCTTGCAGTATATAGATTATTGTATGAATTGTGCAACTGAGAATTATATTGAATTCGGGGAGAGTTTGCCATTAATATATTGTAGGTTAATGTTAGTTCTTCATTCCATTTATATATAGTGTGTGAAGTATTACTGGAGGAACCATTAGTACAGTTATTTCCGTCGAATATATTTAAGTTTAAAGAAAGAGCTATGGCAAAGTGATCAGATGAGCTATATTCAtttaaaacataaaagtcctGAACAAGTGATAGCGATGAGTTGGATATCCAAGCAAAGTCAATTACACTTTTACCTATAGAACTAACATACGTAAACTGAGCCGGTGAGTCTGAAATTGTACGACCGTTTAATAAACAAAAAGAGTTTTCTGACATAAAATCGATAATATTACGCCCTCTGGTGTTAAGTACTTTATCATTAGATGTTCTCTGGTCAAAGACATTTGTATCCTCTAAAATCTCAGGTGGTACTAAATTAAGTTCAGCTACTCTACAGTTAAAGTCACCCCCTATAACTACAGGCGTGTTTTGAAGATTatctataatatctaataaacatgtttgaaaaatatCCAACACGTGTGAAAGATCTAATGAGGGTTTAAAATACACTGAGCATAGTATGATTTTTTCATGGAGAGAAAGAGTCAACTCGCAGATTATCCACCAAGGGGAGGCATCTAATAGCTCTAGTTTAAATGAATTTTTATAGAGTATACAGATACCGCCACTGGCTCTGCCGGTCGACTTTTCCTTTACAGCAGGTGAGCttagaatattatattttttaaaaaagcagGAGTAATTTGAATTTTATCTGATAACCACGTTTCACATAcacataaaatagaaaaatctttattttcTTCGACAAAGTCTTTTAGATTAGTGAACCCTTGACAGttccaaaacaacaaaattattggTTGCTATATATTATTTCTAGTGTCTGCTTTGGAGATTTTTATTTCAGATGAAGAGCGTGGTGAACCCTCTTCTTCCCGATATCTTTTTGAAGTGGGCAACTCAACAATCTTGGGTATGTTTTTGACGTATTTTATTGTTAAGTTTTTTTTCGCCGTCATTACTACGTTGCTGAAGTTGTTGTCTTAGCTCTGTCAAGTGTTTAGATTGATTTGGAGTCAAATCTGATTTTAAGTATACGGTGGGATAgacagtttttgaaatatttgttttccGTTTCATGATATCGATTGTAGTTTCACGAGAATCGACAACAATTTTAAGGGGTCGAGGTTTTCCATCTGTTCTGATTTTTCCTAATCGAGAGGTTGAAGCAATGGGAACATTTTTAGAGGGTAATATATGATTAATTAGGTTCTTGGCTTCTTCAAAATCATTAGGCGTTTCAGAGAGTCCCATAACGATGACATTCTGTTGTCGTTTAATCCTTTCCATTACCTCTATGTGCATTTCTTCATGGTCCAGAAACTTTTTTTCTAGGACTTCAACTCTTCTATTAAGTTGTTGGTTTTCTGATTGTAGTGCAGTTATATTTTTGTTGCAGGCAATAATTTCTGCATTTTGGGCTGTGACCAGCGCAGAtaattcttcaatttttgttgtaaAGGTAGCTTGAATTGTGTTAAGCTGAGCCATAATAGCGTTAAATCTAATGGATTGAACATCCTCATGTGCGCTTGTCAATTTTGTGTTAAGACAATTTTCACATATCCAagctcgtagcgtatttggttcGAGATCCGTAGGTTGGGGACGAGCAGACACCGTGCCAATGTGCTAGACATACTGAACAATTTACGGTACTGGAGTCGTTTGCTTCCTTCGGTGGTATTAATTTTTGACACGCCCCAATGGCAATTATTTGTAGTAGGCATAATTAATATTAGAAATTCAGAATGATTCAAGCTGactttttgttttcttctttttgttactttttatattttgctaattaattctagtCACTTACTTGATATGTTTAAACTGATAAGAATGCTGATTCACTTTA
Proteins encoded in this window:
- the LOC126890696 gene encoding zinc finger protein 235-like; amino-acid sequence: MKTGTGQRRYNCEICFKPFSRMGLLKTHLRTHTGRKPLKCEICFRQFNEASNLKKHLRVHTGENPYKCETCFKQFTRTSDLKVHLRVHTGQKPYKCEICLKQFSQISHLKIHLRVHTGDKPYKCEICFKRFSHASSLKKHLRVHTGEKPYKCEICCKQFNDVSSLRKHLRVHTGQKPYMCEICFKRFSHASSLKKHLRVHTGEKPYNCEICFRQFNEASNLKKHLRVHTGEKPYKCEICFKQFTAASSLKQHKSTHTGEKPYKCEICFKQFSQNSDLKTHLRVHTCEKPYKCEICFKQFSQNGHFKTHLRVHTGEKS